The following are encoded in a window of Astyanax mexicanus isolate ESR-SI-001 chromosome 6, AstMex3_surface, whole genome shotgun sequence genomic DNA:
- the si:dkeyp-84f3.5 gene encoding zinc finger protein 41 — MAYTLLNVSYSQSSNGDDFICAECGEGFNQYQKLISHMAIHGPTDPLSSNDKVHNNGCDAPIEFALHENGTLTVVDKSAVSNFSFLFGKPTSKPLLNDAPPQDSLPFNKTIEKIGVPCRCERCGQVFRSQKNLQQHQRYRPLEQGFKCTLCCKVYYDRESLRLHLQNHDQERFYSCGHCGKRFLKQETLSLHQKEWHSSLGSKSRFDDDDRENAMDKSYPCKVCGLRFFWLSDLQSHLMTHSHVNKSAADAKQKEKEQEESSLKKSVSHSTDASLNRSYRCGLCGGQFKSLTELKEHHASEHTDDEEEEESSEAAPPPKQSPVNYYGIMRQMVSKHQMQHNDPLKSRIKGKTRGGARGNHNSKVFPCKQCHRVFVHSSSLSRHMRYHKGTLHTCVYCGRHFPQRCDVTRHVAMYHGSDVNVQMEGGMLKDANEKDNQLPTKKQKSNDSDDQENQEEIQDPPKSPDNDQSLETQDMLSHKPRMSYKCKECGRVFGLLSVYQRHVRYHRRDPSRVLLSCPICPCRFTFRSALDRHLENHEKEGAEKKSAKEGALIAEAQKDLLANDVDVEKSGHEDDLKAKAASDVLYECTECTQTFTDLQMFLQHQSAHG; from the coding sequence ATGGCGTACACTTTACTTAATGTTTCATATTCCCAATCTTCAAATGGAGATGATTTTATCTGTGCAGAGTGTGGTGAGGGATTTAATCAGTACCAAAAACTGATCAGTCACATGGCTATTCATGGGCCCACTGACCCTTTATCTTCAAATGATAAAGTACACAATAATGGCTGTGATGCCCCTATCGAATTTGCCCTCCATGAAAATGGAACACTAACAGTAGTTGATAAATCTGCTGTGTCCAACTTCTCGTTCTTGTTTGGAAAACCCACATCAAAGCCATTACTGAATGATGCACCTCCTCAAGATTCCTTACCTTtcaataaaacaatagaaaagaTAGGAGTTCCATGTAGATGTGAAAGATGTGGTCAAGTGTTCAGGAGTCAGAAAAATTTACAGCAACATCAGAGATACCGTCCTCTTGAGCAAGGGTTCAAATGTACACTTTGCTGCAAGGTTTATTATGATAGAGAGAGTCTACGGCTTCACCTTCAGAACCATGATCAGGAACGCTTTTATAGTTGTGGACATTGCGGAAAACGATTCTTGAAACAAGAGACGTTGTCATTGCACCAGAAAGAATGGCATAGTTCTCTTGGATCCAAGAGTAGGTTTGATGATGATGATCGTGAAAATGCTATGGATAAATCTTATCCGTGCAAGGTTTGTGGCTTGCGTTTCTTTTGGCTGTCAGACTTGCAGAGCCATCTAATGACTCATTCTCATGTCAACAAATCAGCTGCTGATGCCAAACAAAAAGAGAAGGAACAGGAGGAAAGCAGCCTAAAGAAAAGTGTCTCCCACTCTACTGATGCTTCTCTCAATCGCTCATACCGTTGCGGCTTGTGTGGAGGACAGTTCAAGTCCTTGACAGAGTTGAAAGAGCATCATGCTTCTGAACATACAgatgatgaggaagaggaagagtctTCTGAGGCAGCACCTCCACCTAAACAATCGCCTGTTAACTATTATGGCATAATGCGCCAAATGGTGTCAAAACACCAGATGCAGCACAATGATCCGTTGAAGTCACGGATTAAAGGTAAAACTAGAGGAGGTGCTAGAGGAAACCACAACTCTAAAGTATTCCCTTGCAAACAATGCCATCGGGTATTTGTACACTCCAGCAGTTTATCTCGCCACATGCGTTATCATAAAGGTACTCTTCATACATGCGTCTATTGTGGCAGACACTTTCCACAAAGATGTGATGTCACAAGACATGTTGCCATGTATCATGGTTCAGATGTAAATGTTCAAATGGAAGGTGGAATGTTGAAAGATGCAAATGAAAAGGATAATCAATTGCCAACCAAAAAGCAGAAAAGTAATGATTCTGATGATCAAGAAAATCAGGAAGAGATCCAAGATCCACCAAAGTCTCCAGATAATGACCAATCGTTAGAAACTCAAGACATGTTGAGTCACAAGCCACGGATGTCTTACAAATGCAAAGAATGTGGGAGAGTCTTTGGGCTGCTCAGCGTGTACCAACGACATGTGCGGTATCACAGAAGAGACCCTAGTCGAGTATTGCTAAGTTGCCCTATTTGTCCATGTCGCTTCACTTTCCGTTCTGCTCTAGATCGCCACctagaaaatcatgaaaaagaaGGGGCTGAGAAAAAAAGTGCCAAGGAAGGGGCGCTAATTGCAGAAGCACAAAAAGATTTATTAGCAAATGATGTCGATGTTGAAAAGAGTGGCCATGAAGATGATCTAAAGGCGAAAGCCGCATCAGATGTGTTGTATGAATGCACTGAATGTACCCAGACATTCACAGACCTGCAGATGTTTCTCCAACATCAGAGTGCCCATGGTTGA